A window of Streptomyces marispadix contains these coding sequences:
- a CDS encoding ATP-dependent helicase produces the protein MHVSSSIPSDAHRPWTGPPPGPGSGTGGGTYRLVRTRPESVDPPALDAQQREVVDHSGGPLLVLAGPGTGKTTTLTEAVAERVRAGGDPERILVLTFSRKAAVELRDRMAARLTGLEERAFAPQATTFHSYCYALVRAHQDAELFAEPLRLLSGPEQDLYIRELLQGQLALESEGRGRVAWPGELRACLTTRGFADEVRAVLARSRELGLGPDELGDFAARTGRPDWSAAAGFLAEYLDVLDAQGVLDYAELVHRAVLLAESRGVAETLRERYDAVYVDEYQDTDPSQVRLLRALAGGGRTLVVFGDPDQSIYTFRGADVNGILDFPQVFRQRSGAPAPVRVLRTGRRSGGRLLETTREITRRLPSTRLPSEAVRAHRGLAATRPGGRVEVLTCPTAGAELDNIADLLRRAHLEEGVPWGEMAVLVRAGGRTIPAARRALTSAGVPLDVDGADVPLRHEPAVAPLLTALRAVARAAAHGDADADGKGGSRAPGDAEVAGEATGDGADADGGAHEGAGDGAGDGAGDGSAPAAGWLDTTTALTLLGSPLGGMDAADLRRLGRALREEERAAGERVPRPSDVLLTEALAEPERLVAHDPAYARGAQRLGLLLRKARELLAGGGTAEEALWQLWDGTPWPRRLERAAFRGGAAGRNADRDLDAVCALFDAAARAEERSGGRGALNFLEEVDAQDVVADTLDRRGVRPDAVRLMTAHRSKGLEWRLVVVAGVQEGLWPDLRRRGSLLEADRIGRDGLAEPLPPGALLTEERRLFYVAATRAKERLVVTAVRAPADDGDQPSRFLDELGVEPKAVNSRPRRPLSVSALVAELRATTVDPDASPALREAAASRLARLAGLRDEEGRALVPAAHPHRWWGLHEPTRSETPLRDPRRPVTLSGSALDQLANSCSLEWFLAREVKAEEPATAAQGFGNVLHVLADEVASGGTPADLAVLMERLETVWDGLAFEAPWKSRQEKQNARAALERFLRWHVMRDGTARTGADGQADLDADGDGSTDGDGNTDGDAGRAGDVGVAGSELGFDVTLEAGEYEVRIRGSVDRVERDGQGRAYVVDFKTGRTKPSSKEAARHPQLAVYQLAVRQGAADPLFGGKRPEPGGGELVHLRLGAPERDGGDALPVVQRQEPLGDGESHADDVKDHGDGGGDWVGELLATAAGRILDERFTPSPGTHCTHCSFRGACSARPEGRQIVE, from the coding sequence ATCCACGTGAGCTCCTCCATCCCGTCCGACGCGCACCGCCCGTGGACCGGTCCTCCGCCGGGCCCGGGCTCCGGTACGGGCGGCGGCACCTACCGGCTCGTGCGCACACGGCCGGAGAGCGTGGACCCTCCTGCCTTGGACGCACAGCAACGCGAAGTGGTTGACCATTCCGGCGGCCCGCTGCTGGTGCTCGCCGGCCCCGGCACGGGCAAGACCACGACGCTCACCGAAGCCGTAGCGGAGAGGGTAAGGGCGGGAGGCGATCCCGAGCGCATCCTCGTTCTGACCTTCAGCCGCAAGGCCGCCGTCGAACTGCGCGACCGGATGGCCGCGCGGCTGACCGGCCTTGAGGAACGCGCCTTCGCACCGCAGGCGACGACGTTCCACTCGTACTGCTACGCGCTCGTACGCGCGCACCAGGACGCCGAGCTGTTCGCCGAGCCGCTGCGGCTGCTCTCCGGACCCGAACAGGACCTGTACATCCGCGAGTTGCTCCAGGGGCAGCTCGCCCTGGAGTCCGAGGGCCGCGGGCGGGTCGCCTGGCCCGGTGAGCTGCGTGCCTGCCTCACCACTCGCGGCTTCGCCGACGAGGTGCGCGCCGTGCTCGCCCGCAGCAGGGAACTGGGCCTGGGCCCGGACGAACTCGGCGACTTCGCCGCACGCACCGGGCGGCCCGACTGGAGCGCGGCGGCCGGTTTCCTCGCCGAGTACCTCGACGTGCTCGACGCCCAGGGCGTACTCGACTACGCGGAACTCGTGCACCGCGCCGTGCTGCTGGCGGAGAGCCGCGGCGTCGCGGAGACCCTGCGGGAGCGCTACGACGCCGTCTACGTCGACGAGTACCAGGACACCGACCCCTCGCAGGTGCGGCTGCTGCGCGCGCTGGCCGGCGGCGGCCGCACGCTCGTCGTCTTCGGCGACCCGGACCAGTCGATCTACACCTTCCGCGGCGCGGACGTGAACGGAATCCTCGACTTCCCCCAGGTGTTCCGGCAGCGCTCGGGAGCACCGGCGCCCGTGCGGGTGCTGCGCACGGGGCGGCGCAGCGGCGGCAGGCTGCTGGAGACCACGCGGGAGATCACCCGGCGTCTGCCGTCGACGCGGCTTCCCTCGGAGGCGGTACGGGCGCACCGGGGGCTGGCGGCGACAAGACCAGGCGGACGGGTCGAGGTCCTCACCTGCCCCACGGCGGGGGCCGAACTCGACAACATCGCCGACCTGTTGCGCCGCGCACATCTCGAAGAGGGCGTCCCCTGGGGCGAGATGGCGGTCCTGGTGCGTGCGGGCGGCCGTACGATCCCGGCGGCGCGCAGGGCCCTGACGTCCGCCGGCGTACCGCTCGACGTGGACGGCGCCGATGTGCCGCTGCGCCATGAGCCCGCCGTGGCACCGCTGTTGACGGCGCTGCGGGCGGTGGCCCGTGCGGCGGCGCACGGCGACGCCGACGCGGACGGGAAGGGCGGGAGCCGTGCCCCCGGTGACGCCGAGGTCGCGGGTGAGGCCACCGGCGACGGCGCGGACGCGGACGGCGGCGCCCACGAAGGGGCCGGTGACGGCGCAGGCGACGGCGCGGGCGACGGGTCGGCTCCGGCGGCCGGCTGGCTGGACACCACGACCGCGCTCACCCTCCTCGGCTCGCCGCTCGGCGGGATGGACGCCGCCGACCTGCGGCGCCTCGGGCGTGCCCTGCGTGAGGAGGAGCGCGCCGCCGGAGAGCGGGTCCCTCGACCCTCCGACGTACTGCTGACCGAGGCACTGGCCGAACCCGAGCGCCTGGTCGCACACGATCCGGCCTACGCACGCGGCGCGCAGCGCCTGGGCCTGCTGCTGCGCAAGGCACGTGAACTCCTCGCGGGCGGCGGCACCGCGGAGGAGGCGCTGTGGCAGCTGTGGGACGGTACGCCGTGGCCCCGGCGGCTGGAGCGCGCCGCTTTCCGCGGCGGCGCCGCAGGACGTAACGCGGACCGCGATCTGGACGCCGTATGCGCGCTGTTCGACGCCGCGGCCCGCGCCGAGGAACGCAGCGGCGGCAGAGGCGCCCTCAACTTCCTCGAGGAGGTCGACGCCCAGGACGTCGTCGCCGACACCCTCGACCGCCGCGGCGTACGCCCGGACGCGGTGCGGCTGATGACCGCTCACCGCTCCAAGGGCCTGGAGTGGCGGCTCGTGGTCGTGGCGGGCGTACAGGAGGGCCTGTGGCCGGATCTGCGCCGCCGTGGCTCGCTGCTGGAGGCCGACCGCATCGGCCGCGACGGGCTCGCCGAGCCGCTGCCGCCCGGCGCCCTGCTGACGGAGGAGCGCAGGCTGTTCTATGTGGCCGCTACGCGGGCGAAGGAACGGCTCGTCGTCACCGCCGTACGTGCGCCCGCCGACGACGGAGACCAGCCGTCGAGGTTCCTGGACGAGCTGGGCGTCGAACCCAAGGCCGTCAACTCCCGTCCGAGACGGCCGCTTTCGGTTTCCGCGCTGGTGGCGGAGCTGCGCGCCACGACCGTTGACCCGGACGCCTCTCCCGCTCTGCGGGAGGCGGCGGCCTCTCGGCTCGCCCGGCTGGCCGGGCTGCGCGACGAGGAGGGGCGTGCGCTCGTACCGGCGGCCCATCCGCACCGCTGGTGGGGCCTGCACGAACCAACTCGTTCCGAGACGCCGCTGCGCGACCCCCGACGGCCCGTCACGCTCTCGGGCAGCGCCCTGGACCAGCTCGCCAACTCCTGTTCCCTGGAATGGTTTCTGGCACGCGAGGTGAAGGCGGAGGAACCCGCGACGGCCGCGCAGGGCTTCGGGAACGTGCTGCACGTGCTCGCCGACGAGGTGGCCTCCGGCGGCACTCCCGCCGATCTCGCCGTGCTGATGGAGCGGTTGGAGACCGTATGGGACGGGCTGGCGTTCGAGGCGCCGTGGAAGTCCCGGCAGGAGAAGCAGAACGCGAGGGCCGCGCTGGAGAGGTTCCTGCGCTGGCACGTGATGCGCGACGGCACGGCGCGGACCGGGGCGGACGGGCAAGCGGACCTGGACGCGGACGGCGACGGGAGTACGGACGGCGACGGGAATACGGACGGGGACGCGGGCCGTGCCGGTGACGTGGGCGTCGCCGGAAGCGAACTCGGCTTCGACGTAACGCTGGAGGCGGGCGAGTACGAGGTACGGATCCGCGGCAGCGTCGACCGGGTGGAACGCGACGGGCAGGGCCGCGCGTACGTCGTCGACTTCAAGACGGGCCGCACCAAGCCGAGCAGCAAGGAGGCCGCACGCCATCCGCAGCTCGCCGTCTACCAGTTGGCCGTGCGTCAGGGCGCGGCCGACCCGCTCTTCGGAGGGAAACGCCCCGAGCCCGGCGGCGGGGAGCTGGTCCATCTGAGGCTGGGAGCACCGGAACGCGACGGCGGCGACGCCCTTCCGGTGGTGCAGCGTCAAGAGCCCCTGGGCGACGGGGAGTCGCACGCAGACGACGTGAAAGACCATGGGGACGGCGGCGGCGACTGGGTCGGCGAACTGCTCGCGACCGCCGCGGGCCGCATCCTCGACGAACGCTTCACGCCCTCGCCCGGTACGCACTGCACCCACTGCTCGTTCCGCGGCGCCTGCTCCGCACGCCCGGAGGGCCGCCAGATCGTGGAGTGA